A window from Dunckerocampus dactyliophorus isolate RoL2022-P2 chromosome 15, RoL_Ddac_1.1, whole genome shotgun sequence encodes these proteins:
- the trmt44 gene encoding probable tRNA (uracil-O(2)-)-methyltransferase isoform X2 encodes MPKLFEIKYPEGCKTIPEGFWSAVDVWIKKPHVVNKRLCGVKETESRHLAGEALSLVLGDNEELPDDVLNFIITSSAITRKHTLSYHIRTFIPKVNIYGTHLRKEVVVKDFDRQQVTFLPFEEDEKGKVTLKKCNIYQIQLHLTNFMQWLLELHVFTADTEWHCDGVAYPRLSWLSTELLPKLLRWSTECRSGDFTSTLSLLPVEKYSLTYQQLKDKYKAMVKVWPEVTDPEKFVYEDVAIATYLLHPGKGIDVRKRKIWDMYDSNTLLEEQAITPSESFLFPDTDWLIGNHSDELTPWIPVIAARSSYSCRYFVLPCCFFDFFGKYQRRHSQKSQYKEYIDFIADVSRVSGFDTQVDCLRIPSTKRVCLVGRLRNYQTSDEAQAEDRRARYIQSRVSEVETDAVSSSWGAGFQPREKVEVVRNCGALSRDFVDGVVLRVANALLGMTVDDGQSSSSNWNTGGSLSLGDVASLLRQDTLQQLKKECGGLQTLLKNNHQVFQVEGGRVHIRDWRDRRPPRSGAKKRPVAPGALKTRPCWFHSHHPQGCPLLAQDCTFAHGGDDLRPSTRPQKKSKRDV; translated from the exons ATGCCTAAATTATTCGAAATAAAATACCCAGAAGGATGTAAAACCATCCCCGAAGGCTTCTGGTCGGCTGTGGACGTGTGGATTAAAAAGCCTCATGTAGTCAACAAGCGGCTATGCGGGGTAAAAGAGACGGAAAGTCGACATTTGGCAGGTGAAGCATTGAGTTTGGTGCTAGGCGATAATGAGGAGCTCCCCGATGATGTGTTGAACTTCATCATCACCAGCTCGGCAATCACACGTAAACACACACTTTCCTACCATATAAGGACTTTTATTCCAAAAGTTAATATCTATGGGACACACCTACGCAAGGAGGTTGTTGTTAAAG ATTTTGACCGCCAGCAAGTGACATTTCTTCCATTTGAGGAGGACGAAAAAGGGAAAGTGACTTTGAAAAAGTGCAACATTTACCAGATTCAGCTACACCTTACGAACTTCATGCAATG GCTGTTGGAGCTGCACGTGTTTACGGCGGACACTGAGTGGCACTGTGACGGCGTGGCCTACCCGAGGCTGTCGTGGCTGTCCACCGAGCTGCTGCCCAAGCTGCTGCGCTGGTCCACGGAGTGCAGGAGCGGCGACTTCACCAGCACATTGTCTCTGCTGCCTGTGGAAAAATACAGCTTGACATACCAGCAACTCAAGGACAAGTACAAGGCCATGGTCAAG GTTTGGCCTGAGGTGACGGATCCAGAGAAGTTTGTTTACGAAGACGTGGCCATCGCCACGTATCTCCTG CACCCTGGCAAGGGCATCGATGTTCGTAAGAGGAAGATCTGGGACATGTATGACTCCAACACGTTGCTGGAG GAACAAGCCATCACTCCCAGCGAGAGCTTCTTATTCCCAGATACTGATTGGCTAATTGGGAACCACTCTGACGAGCTGACACCGTGGATCCCCGTCATTGCGGCCAG GTCGTCTTATTCCTGTCGCTACTTTGTTCTCCCGTGTTGCTTCTTTGACTTCTTTGGCAAATACCAGCGGCGTCACAGTCAAAAGTCGCAGTACAAGGAATACATCGACTTCATTGCAGACGTTAGCCGAGTCAGCGGCTTTGACACGCAGGTGGACTGCCTCAGGATACCCTCCACCAAACGG GTGTGTCTGGTAGGCAGGTTGCGTAACTACCAAACGTCCGACGAGGCTCAGGCGGAAGACCGGCGAGCTCGTTACATCCAGAGCCGAGTGTCAGAGGTCGAGACCGATGCCGTGAGCAGCAGCTGGGGAGCCGGGTTCCAGCCTCGAGAAAAGGTGGAAGTCGTGCGAAACTGCGGCGCTCTTTCTCGGGACTTTGTGGACGGTGTGGTCCTCCGGGTTGCCAATGCTCTGCTGGGGatgactgtggatgatgggcagagTTCTTCTAGCAACTGGAACACAGGAG GCAGCTTGTCGCTGGGTGACGTGGCATCGTTGTTGCGTCAGGATACGCTCCAGCAGCTCAAGAAGGAATGTGGCGGCCTTCAGACCCTCCTGAAAAACAACCATCAGGTTTTTCAAG TGGAAGGCGGAAGGGTCCACATACGAGATTGGCGGGACAGGAGGCCCCCCAGGTCGGGTGCCAAGAAGAGACCTGTGGCCCCTGGTGCCCTCAAAACGCGGCCCTGCTGGTTTCACAGCCATCACCCTCAAGGCTGCCCCCTACTGGCACAAGACTGCACCTTCGCTCACGGCGGCGACGACCTGCGACCTTCTACCAGACCTCAGAAGAAAAGCAAACGTGACGTTTGA
- the trmt44 gene encoding probable tRNA (uracil-O(2)-)-methyltransferase isoform X1, translating into MPKLFEIKYPEGCKTIPEGFWSAVDVWIKKPHVVNKRLCGVKETESRHLAGEALSLVLGDNEELPDDVLNFIITSSAITRKHTLSYHIRTFIPKVNIYGTHLRKEVVVKDFDRQQVTFLPFEEDEKGKVTLKKCNIYQIQLHLTNFMQWLLELHVFTADTEWHCDGVAYPRLSWLSTELLPKLLRWSTECRSGDFTSTLSLLPVEKYSLTYQQLKDKYKAMVKVWPEVTDPEKFVYEDVAIATYLLVLWSEEQTERVLKMKQSFVDLGCGNGLLVHILINEGHPGKGIDVRKRKIWDMYDSNTLLEEQAITPSESFLFPDTDWLIGNHSDELTPWIPVIAARSSYSCRYFVLPCCFFDFFGKYQRRHSQKSQYKEYIDFIADVSRVSGFDTQVDCLRIPSTKRVCLVGRLRNYQTSDEAQAEDRRARYIQSRVSEVETDAVSSSWGAGFQPREKVEVVRNCGALSRDFVDGVVLRVANALLGMTVDDGQSSSSNWNTGGSLSLGDVASLLRQDTLQQLKKECGGLQTLLKNNHQVFQVEGGRVHIRDWRDRRPPRSGAKKRPVAPGALKTRPCWFHSHHPQGCPLLAQDCTFAHGGDDLRPSTRPQKKSKRDV; encoded by the exons ATGCCTAAATTATTCGAAATAAAATACCCAGAAGGATGTAAAACCATCCCCGAAGGCTTCTGGTCGGCTGTGGACGTGTGGATTAAAAAGCCTCATGTAGTCAACAAGCGGCTATGCGGGGTAAAAGAGACGGAAAGTCGACATTTGGCAGGTGAAGCATTGAGTTTGGTGCTAGGCGATAATGAGGAGCTCCCCGATGATGTGTTGAACTTCATCATCACCAGCTCGGCAATCACACGTAAACACACACTTTCCTACCATATAAGGACTTTTATTCCAAAAGTTAATATCTATGGGACACACCTACGCAAGGAGGTTGTTGTTAAAG ATTTTGACCGCCAGCAAGTGACATTTCTTCCATTTGAGGAGGACGAAAAAGGGAAAGTGACTTTGAAAAAGTGCAACATTTACCAGATTCAGCTACACCTTACGAACTTCATGCAATG GCTGTTGGAGCTGCACGTGTTTACGGCGGACACTGAGTGGCACTGTGACGGCGTGGCCTACCCGAGGCTGTCGTGGCTGTCCACCGAGCTGCTGCCCAAGCTGCTGCGCTGGTCCACGGAGTGCAGGAGCGGCGACTTCACCAGCACATTGTCTCTGCTGCCTGTGGAAAAATACAGCTTGACATACCAGCAACTCAAGGACAAGTACAAGGCCATGGTCAAG GTTTGGCCTGAGGTGACGGATCCAGAGAAGTTTGTTTACGAAGACGTGGCCATCGCCACGTATCTCCTG GTACTTTGGTCTGAGGAGCAAACAGAACGCGTTCTGAAGATGAAACAATCCTTCGTAGACCTCGGCTGTGGAAATGGTCTACTAGTGCACATTTTGATAAACGAAGGG CACCCTGGCAAGGGCATCGATGTTCGTAAGAGGAAGATCTGGGACATGTATGACTCCAACACGTTGCTGGAG GAACAAGCCATCACTCCCAGCGAGAGCTTCTTATTCCCAGATACTGATTGGCTAATTGGGAACCACTCTGACGAGCTGACACCGTGGATCCCCGTCATTGCGGCCAG GTCGTCTTATTCCTGTCGCTACTTTGTTCTCCCGTGTTGCTTCTTTGACTTCTTTGGCAAATACCAGCGGCGTCACAGTCAAAAGTCGCAGTACAAGGAATACATCGACTTCATTGCAGACGTTAGCCGAGTCAGCGGCTTTGACACGCAGGTGGACTGCCTCAGGATACCCTCCACCAAACGG GTGTGTCTGGTAGGCAGGTTGCGTAACTACCAAACGTCCGACGAGGCTCAGGCGGAAGACCGGCGAGCTCGTTACATCCAGAGCCGAGTGTCAGAGGTCGAGACCGATGCCGTGAGCAGCAGCTGGGGAGCCGGGTTCCAGCCTCGAGAAAAGGTGGAAGTCGTGCGAAACTGCGGCGCTCTTTCTCGGGACTTTGTGGACGGTGTGGTCCTCCGGGTTGCCAATGCTCTGCTGGGGatgactgtggatgatgggcagagTTCTTCTAGCAACTGGAACACAGGAG GCAGCTTGTCGCTGGGTGACGTGGCATCGTTGTTGCGTCAGGATACGCTCCAGCAGCTCAAGAAGGAATGTGGCGGCCTTCAGACCCTCCTGAAAAACAACCATCAGGTTTTTCAAG TGGAAGGCGGAAGGGTCCACATACGAGATTGGCGGGACAGGAGGCCCCCCAGGTCGGGTGCCAAGAAGAGACCTGTGGCCCCTGGTGCCCTCAAAACGCGGCCCTGCTGGTTTCACAGCCATCACCCTCAAGGCTGCCCCCTACTGGCACAAGACTGCACCTTCGCTCACGGCGGCGACGACCTGCGACCTTCTACCAGACCTCAGAAGAAAAGCAAACGTGACGTTTGA